One window of the Triticum dicoccoides isolate Atlit2015 ecotype Zavitan chromosome 3B, WEW_v2.0, whole genome shotgun sequence genome contains the following:
- the LOC119276597 gene encoding uncharacterized protein LOC119276597, which produces MVMDDHQLRLLQIPPPIHPEDPDSPLPETILIDSFDYLSDRTNATTARGRRSRTKKKGKRILVTFWPVAPPRVSCFTVHCPDLKPDAFADIPKISYTEDDLVLLSITICPERLHMYGENIRYFVYQAGTKKTPPSVKLVHCPPYFRIYDQEVALLHCHHQEMFFIAVLRWAFIDRDYTDGHFNLHLYNSKTKAWNIKLMLLDSPKDFEFHSFNKGITIGGELGSVGWVDLRRGIIICDLLLDNQSLRYIPLPSPLSPDPVRGYMLYVRNITVLQGYIKYFEMHSNVRPGSDTGSSLICEGWMAATKKIKISSIGSTSGSSNWEEDCTIRCSDDVPLDSPVYAQMLPNPQEGDDAKPSLKKIRVGYPALSLHDGDVVYLMHMPDPRGDKACVIALDMRNKAVKGVANFGGSGRPLGHSYTYFPSGISKHLGIFSSTRQISNAAETSRDGK; this is translated from the exons ATGGTGATGGATGACCACCAACTCCGGCTGCTCCAGATCCCTCCGCCTATCCACCCCGAGGATCCGGATTCTCCTCTCCCGGAGACCATCCTCATCGACTCGTTCGACTACCTCAGCGACCGCACCAACGCCACCACCGCCCGTGGCCGCAGGAGCAggaccaagaagaagggcaagcgcATCCTGGTCACCTTCTGGCCGGTTGCCCCGCCTCGCGTCTCCTGCTTCACCGTCCACTGCCCAGATCTGAAGCCCGATGCATTCGCTGACATCCCCAAGATCTCCTATACGGAGGACGACCTCGTCCTGCTCAGCATCACCATCTGCCCCGAGCGCCTGCACATGTACGGCGAGAACATCCGCTACTTCGTCTACCAGGCCGGCACCAAGAAGACGCCGCCGTCGGTCAAGCTCGTCCACTGTCCCCCCTACTTCAGGATCTACGACCAAGAGGTTGCCTTACTGCACTGCCACCACCAAGAGATGTTCTTCATCGCCGTGCTCCGCTGGGCCTTCATTGATCGGGATTACACCGACGGGCACTTTAATCTCCACCTGTACAACTCCAAGACAAAGGCATGGAACATCAAGTTGATGCTTCTTGATTCGCCCAAGGATTTTGAGTTCCACTCTTTCAACAAGGGGATCACCATTGGAGGGGAGCTTGGTTCAGTGGGTTGGGTCGACCTTAGGCGGGGCATTATCATCTGTGACCTTCTCCTTGACAACCAGAGTCTTCGCTACATCCCACTACCTTCGCCGCTGTCGCCCGATCCAGTCAGGGGTTATATGTTGTATGTTCGGAACATCACTGTTCTCCAAGGTTACATCAAGTATTTTGAGATGCACAGTAACGTCAGACCGGGCTCAGACACTGGAAGCTCCCTGATATGTGAAGGTTGGATGGCtgcaacaaaaaaaataaaaatttcaaGCATTGGCTCTACTTCTGGTAGTAGCAACTGGGAGGAGGACTGTACTATCAGATGCTCAGATGATGTACCATTGGATAGCCCTGTGTATGCCCAAATGCTACCTAATCCGCAGGAGGGAGATGATGCCAAGCCAAGCCTGAAGAAAATTCGTGTAGGCTATCCTGCTCTTAGCTTGCATGACGGTGATGTTGTTTACCTTATGCACATGCCTGATCCCCGTGGGGATAAGGCCTGTGTGATTGCTCTTGATATGAGGAACAAGGCTGTAAAAGGCGTGGCTAATTTTGGCGGCTCTGGAAGACCCCTGGGTCATTCTTACACCTACTTTCCGAGTGGGATCTCCAAGCATCTGGGCATTTTCTCATCAACCAG GCAAATATCGAATGCTGCTGAAACAAGTAGGGATGGCAAGTAA